The following are encoded together in the Falsiruegeria litorea R37 genome:
- a CDS encoding trimethylamine methyltransferase family protein, producing the protein MTETPVKRRRKRDRGAARGQVGQPRAPFILRKLGTFNILGEEGLCLIEENADTILAETGMEFVEDPEILDIFANAGCNVDGTRVRFERGFCRKTIQATAPKQFMQHARNPANSVQMGGDATVLCPSWGPPFVHDLDRGRRYATFDDFQTLVKLHHTIPWLHHSGGVVCEPVDLPANKRHLDMLYTHIRYSDRPFMGAFIGAERAGHALDMARIVFGAEYVAENPVLYCVSNTNAPLVMDAHMSGALKTYARAGQPVATAPWVLTGAMSPCTVAGTMAQVLAEALACLTLAQLVKPGAPVLMGSFASTMSMQSGAPTFGTPEAGQMVLAAGQLARRLGVPLHTVGTLSASKVPDAQSQQEATWGLMMSMFAGANLINHATGWLEGGLVTSFEKTMIDADLCGKLARFFDGIDLSENAQAMSAIAATGPGAHFLGSEHTQANFMSALFRPETPDNNAYEHWEAAGSLDTAQRANGLWKKHLEAYEDPGLDPAIDEELQAYIAQRKSETPDMDYF; encoded by the coding sequence ATGACTGAGACACCTGTAAAACGTCGTCGCAAACGCGATCGGGGGGCCGCGCGCGGCCAGGTCGGACAACCCCGCGCGCCCTTCATCCTGCGCAAGCTGGGCACGTTCAACATCCTCGGCGAAGAGGGTCTGTGCCTGATCGAAGAGAACGCCGACACCATTCTGGCCGAGACCGGGATGGAGTTCGTCGAAGACCCCGAAATCCTGGACATCTTTGCCAATGCAGGTTGCAACGTGGACGGCACGCGGGTGCGGTTTGAACGCGGGTTCTGCCGCAAGACCATTCAGGCCACAGCGCCCAAGCAGTTCATGCAGCACGCCCGCAACCCCGCCAATTCGGTGCAGATGGGGGGTGATGCCACCGTGCTCTGCCCGTCCTGGGGACCGCCTTTTGTGCATGATCTGGACCGCGGCCGCCGCTATGCGACCTTTGACGATTTTCAGACGCTGGTGAAGCTGCACCACACCATTCCTTGGCTGCATCATTCGGGTGGCGTTGTTTGCGAACCTGTCGACCTGCCCGCGAACAAGCGGCATCTGGACATGCTCTATACCCACATACGCTATTCCGACCGGCCCTTTATGGGGGCCTTCATCGGGGCGGAACGGGCCGGTCATGCGCTCGACATGGCACGGATCGTCTTTGGGGCGGAATATGTGGCCGAAAACCCGGTGCTCTATTGCGTGTCGAACACCAACGCGCCGCTGGTGATGGATGCGCATATGTCGGGTGCGCTAAAAACCTACGCCCGCGCAGGACAACCGGTGGCCACCGCCCCTTGGGTTTTGACAGGCGCCATGAGCCCCTGCACCGTTGCAGGCACCATGGCGCAGGTTCTGGCCGAAGCACTTGCCTGTCTGACGCTGGCGCAATTGGTGAAACCCGGCGCGCCGGTCTTGATGGGCTCTTTTGCGTCTACGATGTCAATGCAATCGGGTGCGCCGACCTTTGGCACGCCCGAAGCGGGCCAAATGGTGCTGGCCGCAGGGCAACTGGCCCGCCGTCTGGGGGTGCCGCTGCACACGGTCGGCACGCTGAGCGCGTCGAAAGTACCGGATGCGCAGAGCCAGCAGGAAGCGACCTGGGGCCTGATGATGTCGATGTTTGCCGGTGCAAACTTGATCAACCACGCCACCGGCTGGTTGGAGGGCGGGCTTGTGACCAGCTTTGAGAAGACCATGATCGATGCTGATCTGTGCGGAAAACTGGCCCGCTTCTTTGACGGCATCGATCTGAGCGAAAACGCGCAGGCCATGAGCGCCATTGCCGCCACCGGCCCTGGCGCGCATTTCCTGGGGAGTGAGCACACGCAGGCCAATTTCATGTCCGCCCTCTTCCGGCCCGAGACGCCGGACAACAATGCCTATGAGCATTGGGAAGCGGCCGGGTCTCTGGACACTGCGCAGCGCGCCAATGGATTGTGGAAGAAACATCTGGAGGCTTATGAGGATCCCGGCCTTGATCCGGCCATCGACGAAGAGCTGCAGGCCTATATCGCGCAGCGCAAATCCGAGACACCAGACATGGATTACTTCTGA
- a CDS encoding GcvT family protein, with the protein MSNAQVLIIGGGAMGVSLMYHLTKAGWSDVVLVEKNDLTHGSTWHAAGLCTHFAHNPTIQELRATSVRLYRDILPEETGQNCGFHRSGAMRITSNPDRMDEFRHVAGLSDFTGYPLEVLTPERIAELHPLAKLDGLLGGIYEPDDGHVDPTLATNAMAQVATRNGAKVSRYNAVQSIRREGDKWIVETAKETFRATHIVNAAGTWGWEIGHMMGLNIPSVPVLHQYLVTDAVPEVTERLDAKLPELPMIRDPEESWYVRQERDGLILGPYEKEAQAWSVDGVPPEFGADLMPPDLDRVEHIIEAAMERIPALMNGGVKTVVNGPITFTPDANPLIGPAHGLENAWLLTGSSMGVMEGGGSGWFLAHWMTHGAPPMDALAVDSRRFGSWADRDYRVEKAIECFGLQFGVHYPFEERPAGRGKRVSPLHDLMVERGAVMGAAYGWERPNWFSDKQGDIAHESFRRPNWFPHVAKEVETVTTKAGLADLSVFSKFDITGPEARAFIDGLGANRAPANGRIGLTHVLTPAGGVLSEFTVTMLSDTHAYLTSAAAAEEIDMDQLTAHAKGFDVAVSNRCDEMAVIGLMGPLSRDILSQHTSADLGDGFPWLSAQVIDVAGVQVRALRVSYLGELGWELHMDRTEAEQVFLALETSGKPLGMGYYGAYAANSMRLEKGYRGWGGDLTTERTLHEAGVGMFARAKDRTFTGRDAMLERRDSDDRWDMVLLEIHDPEFDPFYAHSVLQGDEIVGVVTSGAHGHRTGKTLALAYLRDRTARANLTVSILGRKTQATILSDAPFDPENLRLKA; encoded by the coding sequence ATGAGCAACGCACAGGTCCTGATCATTGGTGGCGGCGCCATGGGCGTGTCACTTATGTACCACCTTACCAAAGCCGGTTGGTCCGACGTGGTGCTGGTCGAAAAGAACGACCTCACCCATGGCTCGACCTGGCATGCTGCCGGGCTGTGCACGCATTTTGCCCATAACCCGACCATTCAGGAGCTGCGCGCCACATCCGTGCGCCTGTACCGCGATATTCTGCCAGAAGAGACCGGGCAAAACTGCGGGTTTCACCGCTCGGGCGCAATGCGCATCACCTCGAACCCGGACCGGATGGATGAATTCCGCCATGTCGCCGGTCTGTCTGATTTCACCGGCTACCCATTGGAGGTTCTGACGCCCGAGCGGATCGCCGAACTGCACCCGCTGGCCAAGCTGGATGGGTTGCTCGGGGGCATCTATGAGCCTGATGATGGCCACGTGGATCCGACGCTGGCGACGAATGCGATGGCGCAGGTCGCCACACGCAACGGGGCCAAGGTCAGCCGCTACAATGCGGTTCAGTCCATCCGGCGCGAGGGCGACAAATGGATCGTTGAGACGGCCAAGGAGACATTCCGAGCAACCCATATCGTCAACGCGGCCGGAACCTGGGGTTGGGAGATCGGGCACATGATGGGGCTCAATATCCCGTCCGTGCCGGTGCTGCACCAGTATCTGGTGACCGATGCGGTGCCCGAAGTGACAGAGCGCCTTGACGCCAAACTGCCCGAACTGCCGATGATCCGCGACCCCGAGGAAAGCTGGTACGTGCGCCAGGAACGCGACGGGCTGATCCTTGGCCCGTATGAGAAAGAGGCGCAGGCCTGGTCCGTCGACGGTGTCCCGCCCGAGTTTGGCGCCGACCTGATGCCGCCCGATCTGGACCGGGTGGAACATATCATCGAGGCCGCAATGGAGCGCATTCCGGCGCTGATGAACGGCGGCGTGAAAACCGTGGTCAACGGACCAATCACCTTTACCCCCGACGCCAACCCGCTGATCGGCCCTGCACATGGGTTGGAAAACGCCTGGCTGCTGACCGGGTCGAGCATGGGCGTGATGGAAGGTGGCGGCTCGGGCTGGTTCCTGGCGCATTGGATGACTCACGGCGCGCCGCCGATGGATGCTTTGGCGGTGGACAGTCGCCGGTTCGGGAGCTGGGCGGACCGCGATTATCGCGTCGAGAAGGCCATCGAATGTTTCGGCCTGCAATTTGGCGTGCACTATCCGTTCGAAGAGCGCCCCGCCGGACGCGGCAAACGCGTGTCGCCGCTGCACGATCTGATGGTCGAGCGTGGTGCAGTCATGGGCGCGGCCTATGGCTGGGAACGGCCAAACTGGTTCTCGGACAAACAAGGCGACATCGCGCATGAGAGCTTTCGTCGGCCGAACTGGTTCCCCCATGTCGCCAAAGAGGTCGAGACCGTCACCACCAAGGCCGGGCTGGCCGACCTGTCGGTGTTCTCGAAGTTCGACATCACCGGCCCCGAGGCCCGCGCGTTCATCGACGGCTTGGGGGCAAACCGCGCGCCTGCGAATGGGCGTATTGGCCTGACCCATGTGCTGACCCCGGCGGGCGGCGTGCTGTCCGAGTTCACCGTGACCATGCTCAGCGACACCCACGCATATCTGACCTCGGCCGCAGCTGCGGAAGAGATCGACATGGATCAGCTGACAGCCCACGCCAAAGGGTTCGACGTGGCGGTGAGCAACCGGTGCGACGAGATGGCGGTTATCGGCCTCATGGGCCCGCTGTCGCGTGACATCCTGAGCCAACATACCAGTGCCGATCTGGGCGACGGGTTCCCCTGGCTCAGCGCACAGGTGATTGACGTGGCAGGCGTGCAGGTGCGCGCGCTGCGGGTGTCGTATCTGGGCGAGTTGGGCTGGGAGCTGCACATGGACCGCACTGAGGCGGAACAGGTTTTTTTGGCGCTCGAAACCTCCGGCAAACCGTTGGGCATGGGGTACTACGGCGCCTATGCGGCCAACTCTATGCGGCTTGAGAAAGGCTATCGCGGCTGGGGCGGTGATCTGACCACCGAGCGGACCCTGCACGAGGCAGGCGTAGGCATGTTTGCCCGCGCCAAGGATCGCACTTTTACCGGTCGCGACGCCATGCTGGAACGCAGGGACAGCGACGACCGTTGGGACATGGTCCTGCTCGAGATCCACGACCCCGAGTTTGATCCGTTCTACGCGCACTCTGTCTTGCAAGGTGATGAAATCGTTGGCGTTGTCACCTCGGGCGCGCACGGACACCGCACCGGTAAGACGCTGGCGCTCGCCTATCTGCGCGACCGTACCGCACGCGCGAACCTCACCGTATCCATCCTGGGGCGCAAGACGCAGGCCACGATCCTGTCTGATGCGCCCTTTGACCCTGAAAACCTGCGCTTGAAAGCCTGA
- a CDS encoding YciI family protein produces MVAWADYKSEAKRRGALAFELYVAHSTPAKAPEDVKASLADHLAYQAQLERAGQLAFAGPMSDETGEHMQGVGLIIYRADSLEAARKLAEGDPMHKSGARSFVLRRWMINEGSLNLSVGLSTGTSALS; encoded by the coding sequence ATGGTGGCCTGGGCAGACTACAAATCAGAAGCAAAGAGGCGTGGGGCTCTTGCATTCGAGCTGTACGTTGCGCACAGCACGCCCGCCAAAGCGCCCGAAGATGTTAAAGCGTCGCTTGCCGATCATCTGGCCTATCAGGCGCAGCTAGAACGTGCAGGGCAGTTGGCTTTTGCCGGACCGATGTCGGATGAAACCGGTGAACATATGCAAGGGGTTGGCCTGATCATCTATCGAGCTGACAGTCTTGAGGCCGCGCGGAAGCTGGCCGAGGGCGACCCCATGCACAAAAGCGGGGCGCGCAGCTTTGTTCTGCGCCGCTGGATGATAAACGAAGGTTCGCTGAACCTTTCAGTTGGTCTATCGACTGGAACGAGTGCCCTCAGTTAA
- a CDS encoding LysR family transcriptional regulator has protein sequence MDIKFTTNANIIKALEVFVAVVETGQMTAAARLTGMTQSAASQHIGTLEKHYDVKLLDRSTRPVKPTQAGVMMYRHAGRILQAVGELASDMRHQGPTPISRLRLGLQASIATTLSPGLVRMAKDRFGVQDMVLHAGQSGDHEALLRTKQADIAITSDPLLDMDGLERHAVLTEAFLLVLPPGFDQPVLDLEQVLRHLPLVRFADTTNVGRRIGQHLRRLRLQPERVIQADRSSMVTACVADGMGFTLLTPTLLIDGLVERMPLDLRPLPGARMSRSITVVARDGELGELPKAFAEYARVSLVDQIAGQMGKIGSDALAGLEAEEEPA, from the coding sequence ATGGACATAAAATTCACAACGAATGCAAATATTATCAAGGCGTTGGAGGTTTTTGTTGCGGTGGTCGAAACCGGGCAGATGACGGCGGCGGCACGGTTGACTGGTATGACGCAATCAGCGGCGTCTCAGCACATCGGGACATTGGAAAAACACTATGATGTCAAATTGTTGGACCGTTCAACGCGCCCGGTGAAGCCAACGCAGGCGGGGGTGATGATGTACCGTCATGCCGGCCGCATCCTGCAGGCGGTCGGGGAACTGGCCAGTGACATGCGTCACCAGGGCCCGACGCCCATCAGCCGGTTGCGGCTGGGACTACAAGCCTCGATCGCCACGACCCTGTCACCCGGTTTGGTGCGGATGGCCAAGGACCGCTTTGGCGTGCAGGACATGGTGCTGCATGCGGGCCAGAGCGGCGATCACGAGGCGCTGCTCAGGACCAAACAGGCCGATATTGCCATCACCTCGGACCCGTTATTGGACATGGATGGGTTGGAACGGCACGCGGTTCTGACCGAGGCGTTCTTGCTGGTCCTGCCGCCCGGATTTGACCAACCTGTGCTGGATCTGGAGCAGGTGCTGCGCCACCTCCCACTGGTGCGCTTTGCCGACACCACCAACGTGGGCCGCCGGATCGGGCAGCACCTGCGTCGTCTGCGCCTGCAGCCCGAGCGGGTGATTCAGGCCGACCGCTCCAGCATGGTGACAGCCTGCGTCGCCGACGGCATGGGATTTACCTTGTTGACACCGACCTTGTTGATTGACGGGTTGGTGGAACGCATGCCGCTGGACCTGCGACCCTTGCCGGGGGCAAGGATGAGCCGCTCGATCACCGTTGTGGCGCGGGATGGAGAGTTGGGGGAGTTGCCCAAGGCCTTTGCCGAATACGCCCGCGTGTCGCTTGTTGACCAGATTGCGGGGCAGATGGGCAAGATCGGCAGCGACGCTTTGGCTGGTCTGGAGGCAGAGGAGGAGCCCGCATGA
- a CDS encoding GcvT family protein: MGRTIIIGGGAIGLSVAYHLAHRGANDVLLLERNLLTSGTSWHAAGIVGPLRATPNMTKLASYALELFPRLEAETGMATGYRQTGGYWLARREERLDELHRISTLGRHFGLNAQVIGADEVDVPGLDVSGHAGAMWVAEDANVNPVDLCMAYARAARSKGVEIRENCAVGGILAEGGTARGVALGDGTEIEAESVVICAGAWSKPLAEAAGLHLPLQAVEHMYVVTEPMPGLPDPFPVIRDMDTGIYIKGDAGKLVIGGFEPDAKVWDAFGLEGDRPFLEMPEDWEQFAPFMEAALELVPALAETGIQHFMNGPESFTNDTRPLVGAAPEVDGLFVAAGMNSVGIMSSAGIGRVLADWVVDGQPPMDLWEVDVARADPRAATDVHMADRMAESVADLMAMHWPFKQPKTGRGLRCSDLHEAWAAQGAVFGLTAGWERGLWYAETEVERDLPYSVGAQPWYPIARREAAQMQDGAVLLDLSPFGKFDVIGPDAVAAMNELVCAQMDVPVGRAVYTPMLNDKGGIEGDLTVTRLGSQHYRITSGAATRWRDGALLRRRFAVWRVALHDVTDDECVIGLMGAAARDILSRISDADWVNFPFSTARDVVVAGVDCRATRMSFVGELGWELNIPTAQARVVFDALITSGAKPMGMYALEACRIEKAFRHWGHDLGPEITPLEAGLGFTIDWDKDFIGKPALEAQRAQGLSRKLCLFQIEGDPLILHDEPILEHGRVVGLTTSGAKGARTGLTLALGMIEIAPGEKLTDTCTRDFTFDVAGKTYPARALPRAPFDPKGERMRG, translated from the coding sequence ATGGGCCGCACGATCATCATCGGCGGCGGCGCCATCGGGTTGTCGGTTGCCTATCACCTGGCGCATCGCGGGGCGAATGATGTGCTGCTGCTGGAGCGCAATCTGCTGACCTCTGGCACATCGTGGCATGCCGCCGGGATCGTCGGTCCGCTCAGGGCCACGCCCAACATGACCAAGCTGGCAAGCTATGCGCTGGAGCTGTTTCCCCGTTTGGAGGCCGAAACCGGCATGGCCACCGGGTATCGCCAGACCGGCGGCTACTGGCTGGCACGACGCGAGGAGCGGCTGGACGAGTTGCACCGAATTTCCACTCTGGGTCGGCATTTCGGGCTGAACGCGCAGGTCATCGGCGCGGATGAGGTGGATGTGCCGGGGCTCGACGTCTCGGGCCACGCAGGCGCCATGTGGGTGGCTGAAGACGCCAATGTGAACCCGGTCGATCTGTGCATGGCCTATGCCCGCGCGGCCCGGTCCAAGGGCGTGGAAATTCGCGAGAATTGTGCCGTTGGTGGTATCCTGGCCGAGGGCGGGACCGCGCGGGGCGTCGCGCTTGGCGATGGGACAGAGATTGAGGCCGAGAGCGTCGTGATCTGCGCCGGGGCGTGGTCGAAACCCCTGGCCGAGGCGGCCGGGCTGCACCTGCCGCTGCAGGCGGTGGAGCATATGTATGTGGTGACCGAGCCCATGCCGGGCCTGCCCGATCCGTTTCCGGTGATCCGGGATATGGACACTGGCATCTATATCAAGGGCGATGCGGGCAAGCTGGTGATCGGCGGGTTTGAACCCGATGCCAAGGTCTGGGATGCTTTTGGCCTCGAGGGCGACCGTCCGTTCCTGGAGATGCCCGAGGATTGGGAACAGTTTGCGCCCTTCATGGAGGCCGCGTTGGAACTGGTCCCGGCCCTGGCCGAAACTGGCATTCAGCACTTCATGAACGGGCCCGAGAGCTTCACCAATGACACGCGGCCCTTGGTTGGGGCCGCGCCCGAGGTGGACGGGCTGTTTGTGGCGGCGGGCATGAACTCGGTCGGCATCATGTCTTCGGCCGGGATTGGTCGGGTGTTGGCGGATTGGGTTGTGGATGGTCAGCCACCTATGGATCTGTGGGAGGTTGACGTGGCCCGTGCCGACCCTCGCGCGGCAACGGATGTGCATATGGCGGACCGGATGGCCGAGAGCGTGGCCGATCTGATGGCGATGCACTGGCCGTTCAAACAACCCAAGACGGGGCGTGGGTTGCGATGCTCGGACCTGCATGAGGCCTGGGCGGCGCAGGGCGCTGTCTTTGGCCTGACTGCCGGGTGGGAGCGTGGGCTGTGGTATGCGGAAACCGAGGTCGAACGCGATCTGCCCTATTCGGTTGGCGCGCAGCCCTGGTATCCGATTGCCCGGCGCGAAGCCGCACAGATGCAGGATGGCGCGGTGCTGCTTGATTTGTCACCCTTTGGCAAGTTCGACGTCATTGGCCCCGATGCGGTGGCAGCCATGAATGAGCTGGTCTGTGCTCAGATGGATGTTCCTGTGGGCCGCGCCGTTTATACGCCAATGCTCAACGACAAGGGCGGGATCGAGGGCGATCTGACCGTGACCCGGTTGGGGAGCCAGCATTACCGCATCACCTCTGGTGCTGCGACCCGCTGGCGGGACGGGGCGCTGCTGCGCCGCCGCTTCGCGGTCTGGCGGGTTGCCTTGCACGATGTCACCGATGACGAGTGTGTAATCGGCCTGATGGGGGCTGCGGCCCGTGATATTCTGAGCAGGATAAGCGACGCCGATTGGGTGAATTTTCCGTTCTCCACCGCGCGCGATGTGGTGGTGGCTGGTGTGGACTGCCGCGCCACCCGGATGAGTTTTGTGGGCGAATTGGGCTGGGAGTTGAACATCCCAACCGCTCAGGCGCGCGTGGTCTTTGACGCGCTCATCACCTCCGGTGCCAAACCCATGGGCATGTATGCGCTGGAAGCCTGCCGGATCGAGAAGGCGTTTCGTCATTGGGGCCATGATTTGGGTCCCGAGATCACACCGCTGGAGGCCGGTCTTGGCTTTACCATCGACTGGGACAAAGACTTCATCGGCAAACCCGCGCTGGAGGCGCAGCGCGCCCAAGGCCTCAGCCGCAAGCTCTGCCTATTTCAGATCGAGGGCGATCCGCTGATCCTGCATGACGAGCCGATCCTTGAGCATGGCCGCGTCGTAGGTCTGACCACATCCGGCGCCAAGGGCGCACGCACAGGCCTGACGTTGGCTTTGGGCATGATCGAGATCGCTCCGGGTGAAAAGCTGACGGACACCTGCACCCGCGACTTCACCTTCGACGTTGCAGGCAAAACCTATCCGGCGCGGGCCCTGCCCCGTGCCCCATTTGACCCCAAAGGCGAAAGGATGCGCGGATGA
- a CDS encoding Ldh family oxidoreductase, translated as MASKYSADTERVAVDAAQAGAMVRGIMAAKGCPDDIASEVAEHLIDSDWSGVESHGVWRILPYAGYYDSGYLKADVRPELKQNAQGAWIVDGHGGIGIPAMRIATQDVVTRAKAGGLAAIALQNVGHTGRLGAFAEEAAKQGCLMIIIGGGGRENWRLVAPYGGRKALMSTNPYSIGIPGGDRGPVVVDFATSAAAAGWVYGAKIAGAHLPEGVLIDKAGEPTTNPQDYFDGGAILTAGGAKGYALSVAAEMIAEALLGPATTECNWLMLAMDCSLYREPTQMQSIAEDILDEFRNCLPAAGFDKVEIPGEREAEARNRNAGQPVHLPLATWAQIVELADALDVIGGKAGAPARR; from the coding sequence ATGGCAAGCAAGTACAGTGCGGATACGGAACGGGTGGCGGTGGACGCCGCACAGGCCGGGGCAATGGTGCGGGGCATCATGGCGGCCAAGGGTTGCCCTGACGACATCGCCAGCGAGGTGGCGGAACATCTGATCGACTCGGACTGGTCCGGGGTGGAGTCTCACGGTGTGTGGCGCATCCTGCCTTATGCCGGGTATTACGACAGCGGGTACCTGAAGGCCGACGTGCGGCCCGAATTGAAACAGAATGCCCAAGGCGCCTGGATCGTGGATGGTCATGGTGGCATTGGCATCCCCGCGATGCGTATTGCCACACAGGATGTTGTGACACGTGCCAAGGCAGGCGGGCTGGCAGCGATTGCCTTGCAGAACGTCGGACACACCGGACGGCTGGGGGCTTTTGCCGAAGAGGCCGCCAAACAAGGCTGTCTGATGATCATCATCGGTGGAGGAGGGCGCGAGAACTGGCGGCTGGTGGCCCCATACGGGGGGCGCAAGGCGCTGATGTCCACAAACCCTTATAGCATCGGCATTCCCGGTGGGGACCGTGGGCCTGTGGTGGTGGATTTTGCCACCTCTGCTGCGGCGGCGGGGTGGGTTTATGGCGCCAAGATCGCGGGCGCGCATCTGCCCGAAGGGGTGTTGATCGACAAGGCGGGCGAACCCACCACCAACCCGCAGGACTATTTCGACGGCGGCGCGATCCTGACGGCGGGTGGGGCCAAGGGCTATGCGCTGTCCGTGGCCGCCGAGATGATCGCCGAGGCGCTTCTGGGGCCTGCGACGACGGAATGCAACTGGCTGATGCTGGCGATGGATTGTTCGCTCTATCGGGAACCCACACAGATGCAGAGCATCGCCGAAGACATCCTGGATGAGTTTCGCAACTGCCTTCCGGCGGCAGGGTTCGACAAGGTGGAAATCCCCGGAGAGCGAGAGGCCGAAGCAAGGAATCGCAATGCGGGGCAACCGGTCCATCTGCCGCTGGCGACATGGGCGCAGATTGTCGAGCTGGCGGATGCGCTGGATGTGATTGGGGGGAAAGCGGGGGCTCCCGCCCGTCGTTGA
- a CDS encoding GntR family transcriptional regulator, with product MDAMLDTEGKETSATQSAYRRLREMILTGELPPAQKLKIEQLRGLLDTGASPVREALSLLTSDMLVERIDQRGFRAAPVSKSNFEEILLLRCNLEETALRASIANADEDWEDRLVLRHHHMNKASQRKADDFEDAHKAYHMALLDNANLPVLLRYCSQLYDLNIRYRYLAAHGPSYGKRDIAAEHQHILDAALDRDADRATRHLLDHYRRTGEYLSSQMEP from the coding sequence ATGGACGCCATGCTTGATACCGAGGGCAAAGAGACATCAGCCACTCAAAGTGCGTATCGAAGGCTGCGCGAGATGATCCTGACAGGTGAACTCCCCCCGGCGCAGAAGCTTAAGATCGAGCAATTGCGTGGGTTGCTGGACACCGGCGCAAGCCCGGTTCGCGAGGCCTTGAGCCTTTTGACATCCGATATGTTGGTAGAGCGCATTGACCAGCGTGGGTTCAGGGCTGCGCCTGTCAGCAAGAGCAATTTCGAAGAAATTCTACTTTTGCGCTGCAACCTTGAGGAAACCGCCCTGCGTGCGTCTATCGCCAATGCTGATGAAGATTGGGAAGACAGACTGGTTTTGCGTCACCACCATATGAACAAGGCCAGCCAAAGAAAGGCGGACGATTTTGAAGACGCACACAAAGCGTATCACATGGCTTTGTTGGATAATGCGAACCTGCCGGTGCTGTTGCGATACTGCTCACAACTTTACGATCTGAACATTCGATACCGTTATCTGGCGGCCCATGGGCCCAGCTACGGAAAGCGGGATATCGCGGCCGAACATCAGCATATTCTGGACGCTGCCTTGGATCGCGATGCGGACCGGGCAACCCGGCATTTGCTCGATCATTATCGTCGGACGGGGGAATACCTGAGCAGTCAGATGGAGCCCTGA
- a CDS encoding aspartate aminotransferase family protein — MTHQPLNTEWSTEATAARRDNYYAASQRKFVPFKDPIVFQKGSMQYLWDAEGNKYTDLLGMNVCISVGHSHPTVVAAAMEQAQQLTHCTTMFYHPTPAHLAEELAATMPKGHEWVVHFTNSGSEAVDLAMTMARSYTGNLDLLALRTAYHGPTASAQSLTGISGWRHPGMPGNVAFVAEPNQYRGIFGENAGAAPYLDEIDQTIRTATTGQIAGMFVESVQGYGGIIEMPKGYMSGAAERVRAAGGLYIADEVQSGFGRTGDHMWGFEADGVVPDIVVMAKGLGNGFPIGAVVAKKEIAAPMAEKFMFHTYGANPTSCAAGRAVLQVIREDKVMENAKTVGSALLARLHELKDKHAAIGDVRGRGLMLAIEMVKDRKTKEPDAATTSAVFEHCRAQRLILSKSGPFQSSLRMVPPMCLTLEDVDRVAGGLDQAFSSL; from the coding sequence ATGACCCACCAACCGCTCAACACCGAATGGTCGACCGAGGCCACTGCCGCCCGGCGCGACAACTACTATGCTGCCAGTCAGCGCAAATTTGTGCCCTTCAAGGACCCGATCGTGTTCCAGAAGGGCTCGATGCAGTACCTGTGGGATGCCGAAGGGAACAAATACACTGACCTTCTGGGCATGAATGTCTGCATCTCGGTCGGTCATTCCCATCCCACCGTGGTGGCCGCCGCGATGGAACAGGCGCAACAGCTGACCCATTGCACGACAATGTTCTACCATCCCACCCCGGCCCATCTGGCCGAGGAGCTGGCCGCGACTATGCCCAAGGGCCACGAATGGGTGGTGCATTTCACCAACTCCGGGTCCGAGGCTGTCGATCTGGCGATGACCATGGCCCGCAGCTACACCGGCAATCTGGATCTGCTGGCCCTGCGCACGGCGTACCATGGCCCGACCGCCTCGGCGCAGTCGCTCACCGGCATCTCGGGCTGGCGCCATCCCGGCATGCCCGGCAACGTGGCCTTTGTCGCCGAGCCGAACCAGTATCGCGGCATCTTTGGTGAAAACGCAGGCGCTGCGCCCTATCTGGACGAGATCGACCAGACCATCCGCACCGCCACCACTGGCCAGATCGCAGGCATGTTCGTGGAAAGCGTCCAGGGCTATGGCGGCATCATTGAAATGCCCAAAGGGTACATGTCAGGTGCCGCCGAGCGGGTACGCGCGGCCGGTGGCCTCTATATCGCGGACGAGGTGCAATCAGGCTTTGGCCGCACCGGCGATCACATGTGGGGGTTCGAAGCGGACGGCGTAGTGCCGGACATCGTTGTCATGGCCAAGGGGCTGGGCAATGGCTTCCCCATCGGTGCCGTGGTGGCAAAGAAAGAGATCGCAGCACCCATGGCCGAAAAGTTCATGTTCCACACTTACGGGGCCAACCCGACCTCCTGTGCCGCAGGTCGTGCCGTGCTGCAAGTTATTCGCGAGGACAAGGTGATGGAGAACGCCAAGACCGTCGGTTCCGCCCTGCTGGCGCGCCTGCACGAGTTGAAGGACAAGCACGCCGCCATCGGCGACGTGCGCGGGCGCGGGCTGATGCTGGCCATCGAGATGGTCAAGGACCGCAAGACCAAGGAACCCGACGCGGCAACCACCTCCGCCGTGTTCGAACACTGTCGCGCGCAACGCCTGATCCTGTCGAAATCCGGCCCCTTCCAAAGCTCGCTGCGGATGGTGCCACCCATGTGTCTCACGCTCGAAGATGTGGACCGCGTGGCGGGCGGCCTGGATCAGGCATTCTCATCTCTCTGA